Proteins co-encoded in one Marmota flaviventris isolate mMarFla1 chromosome 9, mMarFla1.hap1, whole genome shotgun sequence genomic window:
- the LOC114089013 gene encoding large ribosomal subunit protein eL32-like — MAALRPHMKPKIIKKSTKKFIGHQSDQYVKIKLNWWKPRGINNRVQRIFKGQILMPNFGYEKNKKTKHMLPGGFWNFLVHNIKELEVLLMCNKSYYSDIAHNVSSNNCKAIIERAAKLAIRVTNPNARRSNEENEWTVHTHIFCVLK, encoded by the coding sequence ATGGCTGCCCTCAGACCTCACATGAAGCCCAAAATCATCAAAAAGAGTACCAAGAAGTTCATTGGGCACCAGTCAGACCAATATGTCAAAATTAAGCTCAACTGGTGGAAACCCAGAGGTATTAACAACAGGGTGCAGAGAATATTCAAAGGCCAGATTTTGATGCCCAACTTTGGTtatgagaaaaacaagaaaacaaagcacaTGCTGCCCGGTGGCTTCTGGAATTTCCTGGTCCACAATATCAAGGAGCTGGAAGTGCTGCTCATGTGCAACAAATCTTACTATTCTGACATTGCTCACAATGTTTCCTCCAATAACTGCAAAGCCATCATTGAAAGGGCAGCCAAACTGGCCATCAGAGTCACCAATCCCAATGCCAGGCGGAGCAATGAAGAAAATGAGTGGACAGTTCACACGCACATTTTTTGTGTGcttaaataa